DNA sequence from the Methanofollis formosanus genome:
ACCGCACTGCAGATCAGTGCCACGGCCACGACCCCGAGCATGAGATAGGTGAATATCGACCTCATCTTACTGCCCATACTGTTGTCCACCTCGTGTTGTCCAGTGCCGACCCGGCACGCGGTCGAGGAGCATCCCCTCGACAACGACCGGCATCAGGCGACGTCCTTCCTCTAGCGCCTTCTGGAGGCGCCACTTCCGGTCCGCATAGACCGTGATGATCGGTTCGCCGGCCTGCACGCGCGTTCCCTTCTTGGCATGGATGCAGACGCCCGCACCCTGGTCCTGGGGGGCGCCGGCAGCCCTGGCAAGGCTGATCAACGCCTTGTTGTTCAGTTCGATCACGTACCCGGTGGTGGGAGCGTTTACCACGTATTGGTACGTGCCAGGAACTATATCAGCTGCGGTCACCGCCGGGTTTCCGCCCTGGACCTCGATGATCTCTTTCATCTTGGCGAGGGCCTTGCCTGAGGCGAGGATATCCTGCGCCAGAGCGTAGCCCTGGCCCGGAGCCGCCTTCCCCGCCATCTCCAGAATGATCCCGGCGATGGAGAGGCTCTTCTGGATGAGAGAGTTCGGTTCGGTCGCCCCTTCCAGGACCGCGAGCGCCTCCTGCACCTCGACCTTCGGGCCGATGGTGCGCCCGACCAGGGACTCGCCGTAGGTGAGAGCGCATTCCACCCGCATCCCGAGACGTTCGCCGAGGTCGATGAACTCGCGGGCGAGACGGTGCCCCTCTTCCACGCTCGGCACCTTGGTCTGCACCCCCACCGGGATGTCGATCGCCACCAGATTCGCTCCCACCGCATACTTCTTGGCCATCACCGAAGCGAGCATCTGGCCCCGGGCGTCGATCTTGAAGGGATACTCGACGGTGATGAACCGGTCGTCGGCCGGAGCGATGTTCGTCGCCCCGCCCCAGACGATCACCCCGCCGACCTTCTCGGTCATCTGCTGCACCTCGGTGGCGGTGAACTCCACCGGGGCGAGCACCTCCATCAGGTCGGCGGTGCCGGCGGCGCCGGTGATCGCCCGCGAACTGGTCTTGGGGATCTTCAGGCCGGCGGCGGCGACGATCGGGACGACCAGCAGGGAGATCTTGTTGCCCGGCACCCCGCCGATGGAGTGTTTGTCCACGATCGGGTAGGAGGGAAAACGAAGCTGGTCGCCGGTGTCCACCATCGCCCTGGTGAGATACTCCACCTCGTCCATATCGAGGGGGTTGGTGTAGGTGGAGACGATGTAGGCGGTGAGTTCGCTGGGCGAGAGGTCGTCGGCGACGACGTCCTTGATGATCGCATAGGTCTCCTCCTTGTTCAGCCGCTGGCCGTCCATCTTCCGTTTGATGTAGGCGAGGCTTGCCGGACGGTCGGCGGCCCGCACCTCCACCTCGGCGCCGTCGAGGACGTCGACCCGCACCTGGGTCGGCCGGTAGACCCCGATCGTGCCGGGCCCGATGATCGTGGCGGTAGTGTCGACAAAGGCCGAGACCGTCTCGCCGGTGGCCAGGTTCTTCACCTCGACGCGGTCACCGTCCCGCACGCTGATCTCGCGGGCGTCGACGGCGTTCAGGAGGACGCCGCGGTTCCCGATATCGATCAGCCTGGTCGTGAGCTTCATGAGTAGAGAATATCTCTCCGCTCTCTAAAGAGTATCGGCCTGCGTCCCCGGATCGGAGTTTATTCGACCGGAGATCGGGATTGAATCAGTATAAAGAAGCGTGCAGAAAAAAAGGGGGAAGATTAGTGCCTGCGCATGACCAGGAACGCAACCGCACCAAGGCCAATCAGGGCCACAAGGGCACCGAAGCCGGGGGTCGGAGTCGCGGTGGGCTCGACCGGAGCGGTGGTGGTGGTCTGGACAGGAGCAGTGGTCGTGGGCTCGACCGGGGTCACAGTCTCAGTCGGCGTAACCGGGCCTTCAAGGACGTTGAAGGTAGCGCTGGTGCTGACATCAGCGTCCACGGACTCAACCGAGACAGTGTACTGGTCGGCCTTGAAGTCGGCAGCGTCGACTTCGTAGGACCACTTGTTGTAGTCATCGCCAGCCTCGACCTTCACCTGACCGGAGGCAGCGGAGAAGCCGGATGCCTGAGTCTTCTCGGTCGGCTTGAAGGAAGCGCCGCTGACATCAATGTTCAGGTCGTTCCCGACAGCCAGGTTGGTGGTGCCGGAGATGGTGAACTTGGTGCCGATGGACTGGTCACCGATGGCGTTGATGCCGATGAAAGCTTCCTCGATCTGGAAGGAGACCTTAGCGTAGGTGTCGTCACAGTTCGGGGAGTTGAGTGCGTCGATCAGCGCGGTCGCAGCCTCGGAGGCCGGAAGCTTGCCGAGGTCGATGAGGTTGCCGGTGGCGTCACGAATGACGTACTGCGTCGGGTTTGAAAGCCTGCCGGCAGCCACGGCGTCGTCAATCTCAGCCTGGGTGGCAGGACGGACGTTGAACACACCGTCGGTCATCGGGTGCTGGACAACGAGGAAGTACTGCCCGGTGGCGAGGTCCTCGGTCGTGTCGCGCTCAAGGGTGTACTCGAAGGTGCCATCGTCCTCGACGGTCTCAGAGACACCGAGGTCACGGTAGTTCTTGCCGAAGATCCAGACCTTGACGTTGTCGGGGTTGCCCTCAGCGACACCGGTCACCTTGAGCTCGTCGCCCCTGGCGACTCTGGACGCAACATCGTCGAGAGTCAGGAACGGCTTCTTCAGGTAGACACCGATGGTCTGGTACTTGACGCCCTTCAGGTTCTTCTTGTCGACGTTGAAGCCGTCGTCGTCGACGTCGGCGCTGACAGCGTAGACAGTGTAGGTACCG
Encoded proteins:
- a CDS encoding AMP phosphorylase; this encodes MKLTTRLIDIGNRGVLLNAVDAREISVRDGDRVEVKNLATGETVSAFVDTTATIIGPGTIGVYRPTQVRVDVLDGAEVEVRAADRPASLAYIKRKMDGQRLNKEETYAIIKDVVADDLSPSELTAYIVSTYTNPLDMDEVEYLTRAMVDTGDQLRFPSYPIVDKHSIGGVPGNKISLLVVPIVAAAGLKIPKTSSRAITGAAGTADLMEVLAPVEFTATEVQQMTEKVGGVIVWGGATNIAPADDRFITVEYPFKIDARGQMLASVMAKKYAVGANLVAIDIPVGVQTKVPSVEEGHRLAREFIDLGERLGMRVECALTYGESLVGRTIGPKVEVQEALAVLEGATEPNSLIQKSLSIAGIILEMAGKAAPGQGYALAQDILASGKALAKMKEIIEVQGGNPAVTAADIVPGTYQYVVNAPTTGYVIELNNKALISLARAAGAPQDQGAGVCIHAKKGTRVQAGEPIITVYADRKWRLQKALEEGRRLMPVVVEGMLLDRVPGRHWTTRGGQQYGQ